From the genome of Muricauda sp. SCSIO 64092, one region includes:
- a CDS encoding SxtJ family membrane protein, with translation MKISVKQCLEVGILTTLACLVIFLFFPQRLYWVWISVSALVLALIFPRTFQPMAFLWFGLAKVLGLVSTKILLTVTFFLLIVPMGFLRKLLGRDELKLKQFKKSNASVLSIREHRYGPNDLKNTF, from the coding sequence GTGAAGATTTCTGTAAAGCAATGCTTAGAGGTGGGTATATTGACCACATTGGCCTGTTTGGTAATCTTCCTTTTCTTTCCCCAAAGATTGTATTGGGTATGGATTTCAGTATCCGCTCTGGTGTTGGCCCTTATTTTCCCGAGGACCTTTCAACCTATGGCTTTTTTATGGTTTGGCCTCGCTAAGGTATTGGGTTTGGTTTCAACCAAGATATTGCTTACGGTCACTTTTTTTTTGTTGATTGTTCCCATGGGTTTTCTTCGTAAGCTATTGGGTAGGGATGAGCTAAAACTTAAGCAGTTCAAAAAGTCCAATGCGTCCGTTCTTTCCATCCGGGAACACCGCTATGGGCCCAATGATCTAAAAAACACATTTTAA